The genomic interval GCACGCCAAGATTCATGGCCTCGGCAGTGGCAATGTTGTTGATGGCCAGGATGTAGTTGTTGGCGAGCTTACCCGAAACGCCCGCGCCGGGATCGCCGAGGTGCCAtgccttcttgcccatcAAGGCGAGTACGCCGCGAACGCGCTCGATCAGCTGGCCCGTCTGCGAGGAGGCGCCAAACATGAAGGAAAGCGTGCCGGCGCGAGCGCCGACCACGCCTCCCGAAACGGGAGCATCGACGAATCGGCCCTGCTGCGTCGTGTGGATGGCATTGGCAATGTCCTTGGACGTGACGGGGTCAATAGTCGAGGTGTCGATAAAGAGGCGCTCCGCCTCGAGGGGTGGCAGGTCGCCTTGTCTGAggatggagtggaagacATCAATGACATGTTGAGACTCGGGCAGACTGGTGATCATCACTGTCTAGCATGGTGATCAGCGAACGCTCATTATTGCGGGACAAATACAGGTGAACTCACTGATTTCTCGGCCACTTCGCGCGCATTGTCTGcgatctcgaccttgccctcgccaCTACTTCCCGCCGcctcctgggcctcggcgaCAAAACGCGCGGCCATCTCATCGTTGACGTCGCGCACAATCAGCGTGTCGGATGCGGGGATCTTGGCGCGCAAGTTCTTGGCCATGTTGTAGCCTGCCAGCCATAGTTAGTGTATCTTTTCTCTTCGGTCCGACACAATGGGAAATCAGAAAGC from Penicillium psychrofluorescens genome assembly, chromosome: 5 carries:
- a CDS encoding uncharacterized protein (ID:PFLUO_007369-T1.cds;~source:funannotate), whose translation is MSVRSALSLPRRASLFYTPCRRWPSSTRSFATTLHRDATWGFIGLGQMGYNMAKNLRAKIPASDTLIVRDVNDEMAARFVAEAQEAAGSSGEGKVEIADNAREVAEKSTVMITSLPESQHVIDVFHSILRQGDLPPLEAERLFIDTSTIDPVTSKDIANAIHTTQQGRFVDAPVSGGVVGARAGTLSFMFGASSQTGQLIERVRGVLALMGKKAWHLGDPGAGVSGKLANNYILAINNIATAEAMNLGVRWGLDPKSLAEMINSSTGRCWPSEVNNPVPGVVDTAPASRGYEGGFGVSLMHKDLRLALVAAEESGTPLTLGDQARDVYKAVEEAHRGKDFSVVYKWLQEKSE